The genomic DNA TCTCTCATCTACCTGAGTATCGATGCAGTAACAGACGGTAGGCTGTACCTTTTGATTGGGAAAGTGACAATAAAGACCGTGATAATATAAGGTGTGCACTCTCCATTCTACTGCGTGATTATTGCCCTGATTATAAATTCAAGGAACATAAAAATGCCAATTATGCAGATTTTCTCTGTCAAAATAACAATCCTTAATTTGTCTCTTAGTAGTGTTTaatgatcatttatttatttgtttatttggttatttttttcggacatgttaatatagcagacttcacaccttcatcacatttacaacatcaacaacaacatctgaaaaaaagggcttacgggtagaagccaatagacTTGTGAAAGTCCCGTCCCCggaaatcaacaaacatctctctcattagaatatgtaattaacaaactcagacattaaaagttttctaccagctcatacattgaattttgacagacattcatacccttatccacttccagatattagctttttaccctagagtataacaatgtttacatttttccgAGGAACACAaagtttgttaacatcatggatagtcaaaacaagaagctgGCCTTGCCAGTGATCTCCTCAAGAATACAAtgatcaccttcacctctttgagcagacagtgtttatacaaaaATTAACCGGTTTGTTGCAGACACCTTAATAGTTTTACATGGTataaatattgtcaaaagatatcaatatgctctttaaggtctcaaagttaatgttatcccgtgttatcacaaatacatgtttttttgttttgtttttttattgggcttttttttgtttttttgttttgttcattatgatgatgatgttgattttttttaatctgttccattTAATACTTGACATGTCCAAATTGTAGAGCttccaatattgaagtgactccgTTGTATTGATGTTTGgcgtagtaacaattcttgtacgtctttattgctcatatttcaccaactcctctgcactcctgatcaccattgttttcatctggtccagagaaagcccctttgttttgatgaagatcctgcagttgttcgtccaggtgttgtccatcaGTCCGTTCTTCTTTAGTTGCCGAGCTTTTTTAgcaatatcagcattctttttagtaaGATtgtcattaatgtagacattttttcctttaagtttgaagccttgtttcagaagagcaattttgtgtttactattgttgaattttatcagcaatgcaggtggtctcctaccttcagatggtaatgggtaacatgtctcaatctggtccggatctataggtatctccagatccctcagttgagaactcacttgttgctccagagattcgatgtcagcgctagccacagcatttctgtaattcctcggcttaatttcgattccagtgatgatcacatcatttatacgaatgctttgttccaaatcatccattcttttttgtccctgttccaagacaacaattcttcggtctttgtcctccatgtctttctgcattttcttcatttcgaccttcatttcttccaaggcgtctagcaccggttttagcttttcttccaactttttatcaaagtcactccccaacttatcaaagttgctctttaactcactcttaattctttcatagagaccatctggtctttagtatcctccgattttcctttcctttcgtcattttgcagagaataagtgagagtcagtctgggtatgagttagagagatagcgacaTTTGAATTTATGAgtaacaaaaaaagacagatctAACCATAAGCAAAATACATTTCTCAAGTGACACAACTGGAGAATACAAAATTTTACACAATCTGTACTTAGTGCTTCCGCCATCAGCACTGATTGCAATGATCTGCCTCCTCCACTGTAGCAGGTGGTTTACGCCAATCCAGAATTTGGGTGATTACACATGTCATACCAGGGTTCCTGTTGTTGTTCCTTTTCCCAGCAAATGCTGATCATGAGACATACTTGTGTAATGGTCATGATTCATTGCCCTTGTGACTCGTCTTCAAAATATTCCTGCTCTTGTGTACCAGTGGCAAGATTCTAGTTATGCTGCCTCAGCTGTGGTGCTTTTGCAGATTTCCAGGGCCAGATCAGTTGGATTTCAAATGAAAGCTGCATCATATGACTTTCTAAGTGTGTTTTCAGTCATAAGGGGTATTCTTAAATGTTTAGAGGAAGCTTTATAATCTTTCACCAACATTGTCACATTCAAGCTTCTCCACCTTGTTGTGTTCTCTTCATGTAGGAATCTGTTCTGCCACAACTCCTTTTGTCCTACTTGGAGACATACTTGACTGTCTCCCCCTTGACCAGTGTGACAAAATATTCTCATTCGTCGAGGAGAATGTGTCCACTTGGAAATCTGTAAGTAATCCACGATTTCTTAGTAAAGCCAGCTGAAGTATTTCTTCATCATattgtaaaacattttactcTTGTTGTCTTTTCTAGAACTCTTTCTATACTGCTGGGAAGAACTACTTGTTGAGGATGTGCAATGGTATATATAATATTTCTATCATCAGTGATGAACAACACCTGTATGTCTAAAGGTAATAACTAAAGGTAATAACTTATTATAATGCTTCTAAATCTGTGCAGATCTTTTAAGGAGGCTGTCCAAGTCTCAGAATACCGTATTCTGTGGACGCATCCAGCTTTTCTTAGCACGTCTCTTCCCCTTGTCTGAAAAATCAGGTAAGAATAGTGTTtgtgcattattttattgtttcttaAATACTCTGTTACTAAATATAAACTACAACACAGTCTTTGCAAGTAGTATTCCAAGTCAGAGAAATTCAGTAATCCTTCGCTCatttgcacttcaagatgcacggcttcactacatcgcggatttttattAGGCAGCCACGTGAttcgcgcatgctattggctgacaggatCCGTGTgcacttccgtgaaacacaaaagtggtTTGTGTTTCACTATAaaagtgtaggaaaaggtaatacagatatataaagtggtttaatatcagtatggggagggtcataaacgtttacatgactgtataataataaataataatgtataataataaaatagtttgtcgctataccGTGGGATTtagtttttcacaggtggtcctggattaacgagggattactgtatgatCAAAACAGATATAGATTACTactctaaaataaaaattgatcaagtgaatattgaacatttttgagaattttacaaataaaaatcacattttcaattCAAGTGAATTGCATTTTTCATATCCATCATCTAGAGATACATGAGATGAAAATAGTTTCACCTGTTtgcacacatttcttttttaccatGCATTTTCTCTAGGTCTCAATCTCCAGAGCCAGTTTAATTTGGACAATGTAACAGTGTTCAATAAAAACGAACAAGAAAGCACACTCGGCCAGAAGGTGAAGTATTGGCGCCTGATTCTcattgtgattttaaaatgttttagcaGTGTAATTATAATCAACGGTTCCATCTTTATAGCATGCAGAACAAAAGGAGGATGgcatggaggtggaggaaggagaaatggaagaggaggatgcTCCGGCACCATGGTATGTTGAGGTCATGTTCCCAGTAACaaaatgtgtgttgtttttttgtctgttttttagtCTCATGCATCAAACTTAACATTGTAAAAACTACATCTAACTGTACTTTCAGTTCTATCCCGATCGACTACAACCTCTACAGGAAGTTCTGGACGCTGCAGGACTACTTCAGAAACCCTGTACAGTGTTACGATAAATTTTCTTGGATGACTTTCCTTAAGGTAAATCAACAGAGCATAAAAGCAAGGAGGTTTCACATCATTAACAATGATATGctgttaatttaaattcatCTTTGGTTCGCACAGTACTCTGATGAGACTTTGGCAGTATTCAAGAGCTACAAGTTGGACGACATGCAGGCCTCAAAGAGAAAGCTGGAGGACCTCAGAGCTTCTGGAGGAGAGCATGTTTACTTTGCCAAGTTTTTAACAAGCGAGAAGGTGCAAAAACTTTTTACTCCGGAATAATCAGAGGTTCACAGTTCTCAGTTTTGAGTCTGTTTAATGGGGTGAGATTTTCCTTTTGGGAAACACTGGCAAAAAGGGTCAAATCTAAAAACACACTATAGGTGTGTATAAATGTCTTCATTGCTGGCGTTCATGCTGAATATGTATTTGCTTTTAAGTATTTTAAGAATGATCGCCTATCTAGTGAGGAGTTGTAAATTACTCTTCTTTCCTCCTCATCTCCAGCTCATGGACCTGCAGCTCAGCGACAGTAATTTCAGACGGCACATTCTGCTGCAGTACCTCATCCTTTTCCAGTACCTAAAGGGTCAGGTCAAGTTTAAAAGGTGAAATATGTCTGTTCCAATATGCACCAACAAAAAGGTTGTTATTGCTGGTTGGCGGTTGctcatgttttgtatttatttgtcattgtaCAGCTCCGGATGTGTTCTCAATGATGATCAGACTACGTGGATTGAAGAGACAACTCAACTGGTTTATCAGGTATGTTCTCAGTGACACAGACTGAGTATATATGCTGGTTGTTGGTGGCATccataagtcattttttattcaacatGTTCTGTGTTATCAGCCTTCTTAATGCCTTCAGTTTGattttttgcatttgtatgACAATTCTAAATTTGCTTGGATTAAATTGACCTGTATTATCTGTGACTAGCTTTTAAGAGAGATCCCTCCTGATGGAGATAAGTTTGCTACTATGGTTGAGGTAAGTCATTCTCTGGGAATGCTGATGAATACATATATTATGTTTCATATGTCCGCTCCTGTTCAGATAAGAGTTTCATTGGAGCTCTCCACACATTTGACATCTTTTGACAGCATATCCTCACCACAGAGGAGAACTGGAATGGCTGGAAAAATGAAGGATGCCCAAGCTTTGTAAAAGAAAGGTATTGGGATTTGTTTTTACAATACAGgaatttggtgtgtgtgtatgtgtgtgatgaatTTCATTTTCTCCCAATTGTTTACTCTTTAACAGGGTAGTTGATGACAAACCCAAAAGACCCACCAGGAAAAGACAAGCACCAGAGGACTTCCTTGGAAAAGGGCCTGACCGCAAGATTTTTATGGGAAAGTATGTAAACTCACAGGTGCAAAATTTCTAACATGACACTAAAGAGGAATGAAGAGagttttaatttaaacttttggtgtttgttttttagtgatGAGTTGACTCGGCTGTGGAACCTGAACCACGACAACATGGATGCCTGTCAGTCAGAAGCTAGGTAAGGGTTTCGGAAATCTTCCTTCGACattcactttaattttttttttcagacttcCCTTTCCAATCACAATCTAAAGGAACTCAAgaataaatgaggaaaaaagtCATTGGTATAGTTCAATATACAaaaaggaccacacaggctcaTGTAATACTTTCCAAAAAAGCGTCTTGATGATCCTCATGACTTATTGGAAAAATATTCTGTGGATTTAGGAAACAAGAGTGGAACTTTTTTGAAGGTGTGTTTCAAGTTACGGCTGGTGTAAAATTAACACTGCGTCCCATAAAAACAACATCGTAGCAGGTAAACAAGGTGGTGGTTTGATGGTCCGAAGCTGCTGAAGGACTGGGACGATTTGCTGTGATTTGATGTGAATATGAATTCTGCTATTGACCAGAAAATCTTAAGGAAGAATATCTGACCGTCAATTTATGACCTCATGCCCAAGCGCACTTGGGTTATGCAGCAGAACAATCATAGCTCCGAATGggacaaaacaaaatagaatTAAGATTTTGGAGTGGCTGAGACAAAGTCTGGACTTGGTTCCGACTGAGATGTTGTGGCATGACATTAAA from Antennarius striatus isolate MH-2024 chromosome 18, ASM4005453v1, whole genome shotgun sequence includes the following:
- the thoc1 gene encoding THO complex subunit 1 is translated as MSPSLFNFVDAKDKFVTSAKHALAVKTGKHLVNAFNLIHGNEAEKKTTLDQALRGVLGDQIVEQKASCDDCLSLIYLSIDAVTDGICSATTPFVLLGDILDCLPLDQCDKIFSFVEENVSTWKSNSFYTAGKNYLLRMCNDLLRRLSKSQNTVFCGRIQLFLARLFPLSEKSGLNLQSQFNLDNVTVFNKNEQESTLGQKHAEQKEDGMEVEEGEMEEEDAPAPCSIPIDYNLYRKFWTLQDYFRNPVQCYDKFSWMTFLKYSDETLAVFKSYKLDDMQASKRKLEDLRASGGEHVYFAKFLTSEKLMDLQLSDSNFRRHILLQYLILFQYLKGQVKFKSSGCVLNDDQTTWIEETTQLVYQLLREIPPDGDKFATMVEHILTTEENWNGWKNEGCPSFVKERVVDDKPKRPTRKRQAPEDFLGKGPDRKIFMGNDELTRLWNLNHDNMDACQSEAREFMPSLDEFFAEAIEQADPANMVEDEYKVVRNPNYGWRALRLLSRRSPHFFQPTNQKFKSLADYLDSMVSKLAKELPKDIPSEEIKTGEDDDDDDNGDNLLKDSNDSPSMQSKMVTNQQMDDVAAKLGAQWKILATHLEMKAAELREIETDSEDIDMQAKLLLVTWQDREGTQATVDNLVIALNAAGFSQIADGLAEA